One window of the Deltaproteobacteria bacterium genome contains the following:
- a CDS encoding cystathionine gamma-synthase, translated as MSLRSATVAAHAGVPEPRSVSAPHVAPLVQVSAYDFPTIAASEPAMQGDGYVYARHGLPNPDQLAR; from the coding sequence ATGTCGCTTCGCTCCGCCACCGTCGCAGCCCACGCCGGCGTGCCCGAACCTCGCTCGGTCTCCGCGCCTCACGTCGCTCCGCTCGTACAAGTGTCGGCATACGACTTCCCCACGATCGCCGCATCCGAGCCGGCGATGCAGGGCGACGGCTACGTCTACGCGCGCCACGGCTTGCCGAACCCCGACCAGCTCGCGCGC